Proteins encoded together in one Plasmodium vivax scf_4724 genomic scaffold, whole genome shotgun sequence window:
- a CDS encoding variable surface protein Vir35-like (encoded by transcript PVX_038690A): MEWYYHYNHDYAGNHNIYLNINYLKGNTLKVRNDRLLTNDDPQCEIKQSRIKENLKEPETKNKLKDITESSDIYEKANKNTSNSMHAYIKKLERGYPNKKGLKRLDCYYEKKLFDEMYKLDKISGHMKSKNSYIKKVIWKRYGFRFVIFSLVLLFEAGICIWYYFGSNMEWTKPCKTNESGPCDTCTFLRKYLLPSNIK, translated from the exons ggtaatcataatatttatttaaacattAATTACCTTAAAGGCAATACCTTGAAAGTAAGAAATGATAGATTACTTACAAATGATGATCCACAGTGcgaaataaaacaaagtagaataaaagaaaatttaaaagaaccAGAgacgaaaaataaattaaaagatatCACAGAGTCCTCAGACATTTAcgaaaaggcaaacaaaaACACATCAAATAGTATGCATgcttacataaaaaaattggaacgAGGATATCCTAATAAGAAGGGTTTAAAAAGATTAGAttgttattatgaaaaaaaactgtttgatgaaatgtataaattagATAAAATTTCAGGACAtatgaaaagtaaaaatagttatattaaaaaagtaatttgGAAAAGATATGGTTTTcgttttgttatattttcattGGTTCTATTATTTGAAGCAGGAATTTGTATATGGTATTATTTTGGCAGCAATATGGAATGGACTAAACCTTGTAAAACTAATGAGAGCGGTCCTTGTGATACGTGTACATTTCTAAGAAAATACTTATTACCTTCGAAta taaagtaa